The proteins below are encoded in one region of Candidatus Gracilibacteria bacterium:
- a CDS encoding N-acetylmuramoyl-L-alanine amidase yields MRYFFSFLLLSFFGIAFLDFSSRAEEGNSVFSSTLAGVHSSRDNSGTYRIDASVSFDSPRTAFYFSFPREILDNSGVTIVWHTDSGDIERQLDIEDLDILHYDARVFSSPWITTGRSDVTFSIISHTLIDPEKLALMTSYSERKNDSMGIENASAATRIVSRAEWGADESYRYADSSTQKQVYQEYLKYRQAPKTQSQLDAINIGLNRRQELERLFPNTEKFVSVLRYENGHRLVWPIQKTRQVNRIVIHHTAESLDKQASDEVYLRDIYKYHAITRGWGDIGYNYIIGQRGIIYEGRAGGDYVVGAHVLGNNEGSVGISVIGNFENIHLNRDQRAGLESAISYVAEKYGITLSADAVAISQCSGDGCKEVKTHTTRSLVGHRDLDTTACPGKNIYSEISGFIARGNQFRTPIYNTETSRIDPIPADEVMNMMLSVPSVQTISPSLNHITTDTSQKIRIRLSYSGTTVLLEGATVTPAVARIGFRKVPFNQGFQASVVPYKQNQVVIQIKNRTYTGSSFSLEGEVVRIASWSRVPAWDTTGKYNDNLFRGKLIVRNENGKLYIVNELPIESYLKGMGEVSNTDLPEKIKTIVVSARSYAYYYMDKKNRKYNTQIYDGSDDPDSFQKYLGYGYEMRSPNVAKLVDETRGRVIKYKGVLIKPWYFSSSNGRTKSYQEYCESNGSKNCMNIPYLQSVSDPGGVGKVLQGHGVGISGVGATYFSGQGWDYQQIIQYYLNGVEILKK; encoded by the coding sequence ATGCGTTACTTTTTTTCTTTTCTTCTTCTTTCTTTTTTTGGAATTGCTTTTCTTGATTTTTCTTCGCGTGCAGAAGAGGGTAATTCCGTTTTTTCATCGACACTCGCCGGAGTTCATTCCAGCAGAGATAACAGTGGTACATATCGTATTGATGCTTCGGTTTCATTCGATTCTCCACGAACCGCATTTTATTTCTCATTTCCTCGTGAGATTCTGGACAATTCTGGAGTAACTATCGTCTGGCATACTGATTCTGGTGATATCGAGAGACAATTGGATATCGAAGATCTCGATATACTTCATTATGATGCGAGAGTTTTCTCATCTCCGTGGATTACTACTGGACGCTCTGATGTGACTTTTAGTATTATTTCTCATACTCTGATTGATCCAGAGAAACTCGCTCTCATGACGTCTTATAGCGAGAGAAAGAATGATTCCATGGGAATAGAAAATGCTTCTGCTGCAACGCGTATCGTGAGTCGTGCAGAATGGTGAGCGGATGAGAGTTATCGTTATGCAGATAGTTCCACACAGAAACAGGTGTATCAAGAATATCTGAAATATCGACAGGCTCCAAAAACTCAATCTCAGCTTGATGCTATCAATATTGGACTCAATCGTCGCCAAGAACTCGAAAGACTTTTTCCAAATACAGAAAAGTTTGTCAGTGTTCTGCGATATGAGAATGGACATCGATTGGTCTGGCCAATTCAGAAAACTCGCCAAGTGAATCGAATTGTCATCCATCATACAGCAGAGTCACTCGACAAACAGGCAAGTGATGAAGTGTATCTTCGTGACATATATAAGTATCATGCTATTACGCGCGGTTGGTGAGATATCGGATACAATTATATTATTGGACAACGGGGGATTATCTACGAGGGTCGTGCCGGTGGGGATTATGTCGTTGGTGCTCATGTTCTTGGAAATAACGAATGAAGTGTCGGAATTTCGGTAATTGGAAACTTTGAGAATATCCACTTGAATCGAGATCAGCGTGCTGGACTAGAGTCTGCTATTTCTTATGTAGCAGAAAAATATGGAATCACACTTTCTGCTGATGCAGTAGCTATTTCTCAGTGTAGTGGTGACTGATGCAAAGAAGTGAAAACTCACACGACACGTTCATTGGTTGGACATCGTGATCTTGATACAACTGCTTGTCCTGGTAAAAATATTTATAGTGAGATATCAGGCTTTATTGCGAGATGAAATCAGTTTCGTACTCCAATCTACAATACTGAAACTTCGAGGATTGATCCAATTCCTGCGGATGAAGTGATGAATATGATGCTTTCTGTACCATCAGTACAAACTATTTCTCCATCATTGAACCATATAACTACTGATACGTCTCAGAAGATACGAATTCGACTTTCCTATTCTGGAACAACAGTACTTCTCGAATGAGCGACCGTCACTCCAGCAGTGGCACGAATCTGATTCAGAAAGGTTCCGTTCAATCAATGATTCCAGGCAAGCGTTGTTCCATATAAGCAAAATCAAGTAGTGATTCAGATAAAGAATCGTACGTATACGGGATCGAGTTTTTCTCTCGAATGAGAAGTAGTTCGTATTGCTTCTTGGTCGCGTGTTCCAGCATGGGACACGACAGGAAAATACAATGATAATCTGTTTCGAGGAAAACTCATAGTGCGAAATGAGAATGGAAAACTCTATATCGTGAATGAACTTCCGATAGAAAGTTATCTCAAGGGTATGGGTGAAGTGTCGAACACGGATCTTCCAGAAAAAATAAAGACGATTGTTGTCTCGGCTCGAAGCTATGCGTATTATTATATGGATAAAAAGAATCGAAAATACAATACACAGATCTATGATGGTTCTGATGACCCGGATTCATTCCAGAAATACCTCGGATATGGCTATGAGATGCGTTCTCCGAATGTTGCGAAATTGGTCGATGAGACGCGCGGACGTGTTATAAAATACAAATGAGTACTGATTAAACCGTGGTATTTCTCTTCATCGAATGGAAGAACAAAATCATATCAAGAATATTGTGAATCGAACTGAAGTAAGAATTGTATGAATATTCCGTATCTCCAATCAGTGTCTGATCCTGGTTGAGTATGAAAAGTCTTACAATGACATGGAGTCGGCATATCATGAGTCTGAGCCACTTATTTTTCCGGACAGGGTTGGGATTATCAACAAATTATCCAATATTATCTCAATTGAGTTGAAATATTGAAGAAATAG
- a CDS encoding serine protease, whose amino-acid sequence MKNVFFSIFLVCILSGCNSGDFLSEREIINRIVDISSSQIASVHGKGVILENGKILTSRHVVKDCSSHCFIESQNQKYPIESIEFPDTTKDIAYAYFSGSSDFSRVDFLNREKFSTGQSIVSYVSLSGSWQKIDGKMLGIDISYIAYDGSLSGTLLSGGIMTDMILSPGESGTPIWTASGELIGVMSAVDNAGKRSYIVQ is encoded by the coding sequence ATGAAAAATGTATTTTTCTCCATCTTTCTTGTATGTATTCTTTCCTGATGTAATTCAGGAGATTTTCTCAGTGAGAGAGAAATAATCAACCGTATTGTGGATATATCTTCATCTCAGATTGCAAGTGTGCATGGAAAATGAGTCATCCTCGAAAATGGGAAAATCCTCACGAGTCGTCATGTGGTGAAGGATTGTAGTTCTCACTGTTTTATCGAATCACAGAATCAGAAATATCCAATCGAATCCATAGAATTTCCAGATACCACAAAGGATATTGCCTATGCCTATTTTTCTGGATCTTCTGATTTTTCGAGAGTTGATTTCTTGAATCGAGAAAAATTCTCTACATGACAATCTATTGTTTCCTATGTTTCTCTATCAGGTTCATGGCAAAAAATAGATGGAAAAATGCTTGGCATAGATATATCCTATATTGCCTATGATGGTTCTCTCTCAGGAACACTTCTCTCAGGAGGAATCATGACCGATATGATTCTCTCACCAGGGGAGAGTGGAACACCCATCTGGACAGCATCAGGAGAGCTCATCGGAGTTATGAGTGCTGTCGATAATGCAGGGAAGAGGAGTTATATCGTACAATAA
- the dcd gene encoding dCTP deaminase, which yields MYLSDRDIRQALQDGNISISDFDEARLQPASYDIRLGDKFLVVKDYSVTNIDPVNHILPEYEELIVTPEQGLILRPGVTVLGTSVEKFGSEKYLIQLSGKSSLARIGLIVHNTAGLINPGHYLNITFELANMNSVPIILRPGMDIAQLLFAEMTSPPDQDYRKVGRYGEGEDNMVGYIKKD from the coding sequence ATGTATCTCTCCGATAGAGACATCCGCCAGGCACTTCAGGATGGAAATATTTCTATTTCTGATTTTGATGAAGCACGTCTTCAGCCTGCGAGTTATGATATTCGCTTGGGTGATAAGTTTCTTGTCGTGAAGGATTATTCTGTCACAAATATTGATCCTGTGAATCATATCCTTCCTGAATATGAGGAGCTTATCGTCACTCCTGAGCAATGACTTATTCTTCGTCCTGGAGTCACAGTTCTTGGTACAAGTGTAGAAAAATTTGGTTCTGAGAAATATCTCATCCAGCTTTCTGGGAAGTCATCACTGGCTCGTATCTGACTCATTGTTCATAATACTGCTGGACTCATCAATCCGGGACATTATCTGAATATTACTTTTGAGCTTGCGAATATGAACTCTGTACCCATCATCCTTCGTCCTGGTATGGATATTGCGCAACTTCTCTTCGCTGAGATGACAAGTCCTCCGGATCAAGACTATCGAAAAGTGGGTCGATATGGTGAAGGTGAAGATAATATGGTCGGATATATTAAAAAAGACTAG
- the mscL gene encoding large-conductance mechanosensitive channel protein MscL, producing MSVLKEFRDFAMKGNVVDLAVGVIIGAAFGKIVTSLVEDIIMPPIGWIIGNVDFADLKLALPAVIEGQKSVTINYGNFLQILINFIIIAFCIFMMVKVMNKAVKKKPAPEPTPAGPTDIELLTEIRDLLKKKA from the coding sequence ATGTCTGTTCTCAAGGAATTCCGCGACTTCGCGATGAAGGGAAACGTTGTCGACCTCGCTGTCTGAGTGATTATCGGTGCTGCGTTCGGGAAAATCGTTACTTCCCTCGTCGAAGATATCATCATGCCTCCGATAGGTTGGATTATCGGAAATGTGGATTTCGCAGACCTGAAGCTCGCACTTCCTGCCGTGATCGAAGGACAAAAATCGGTTACTATCAACTATGGAAATTTTCTCCAGATTCTCATCAATTTCATCATCATTGCCTTCTGTATCTTCATGATGGTGAAAGTCATGAACAAGGCTGTGAAGAAAAAACCAGCGCCAGAACCAACTCCAGCAGGACCAACAGATATAGAACTTCTCACAGAGATTCGCGATCTTCTTAAGAAAAAAGCATAA